A DNA window from Niabella yanshanensis contains the following coding sequences:
- a CDS encoding glycoside hydrolase family 43 protein translates to MIQRNFILIVLGLFLKVTAWGQELHSAGDGLREFRYTNPITRDSTISMRDHFIIKVDSLWYCVGTSNPVWEGFNPGVRMLVSKDLVSWKQHSWLIDASKLPDDCPYKGRFWAPEIHFIQNKYWLTINSGRVTKEDPKGMDTHRVWLFSSDKVTGPFVLVNKKPLTSQYHNDATLFEDEDGQTYFYCSGNGMWQARIDLPSGKLTTTVEKFLDKRQPGWPEWMQGGIEGPFVIKREGMYFMFFSTWTRGYEVALLKSKGPLGPWELVSQEPIFGTRKNGYRPELARAGGYDHLQFTDTQDPYQETGHNAMFIGPDGNLWSSCHYFMYEKRPYPYSQTFEDWEKTPQMGYEPVYYENGRFHIKGPTWTEQVIRYLPLSK, encoded by the coding sequence ATGATACAACGTAATTTTATATTAATAGTTTTAGGTTTATTCCTTAAGGTTACAGCGTGGGGGCAGGAGCTGCATTCTGCAGGCGACGGTTTACGCGAGTTCAGGTATACCAACCCGATTACCAGGGATTCAACTATTTCTATGCGGGATCACTTTATTATTAAGGTAGATAGTCTTTGGTATTGTGTTGGTACTTCTAACCCGGTTTGGGAAGGGTTTAATCCGGGCGTTCGCATGCTGGTTTCTAAGGATCTCGTCAGTTGGAAACAACATTCATGGTTGATTGATGCCAGCAAATTGCCCGACGATTGTCCTTACAAAGGAAGATTCTGGGCACCTGAAATACACTTTATTCAAAATAAATACTGGCTTACGATTAATAGTGGTAGAGTAACCAAAGAAGATCCGAAGGGAATGGATACGCACCGTGTGTGGCTTTTCTCGTCGGACAAAGTTACCGGGCCTTTCGTACTGGTTAATAAAAAACCATTAACATCACAATACCATAACGATGCTACTTTATTTGAAGACGAAGATGGACAAACTTATTTTTATTGCAGTGGCAACGGAATGTGGCAGGCCAGAATAGATCTGCCTTCGGGTAAGCTCACCACAACTGTCGAAAAATTTCTGGATAAAAGACAACCAGGCTGGCCCGAATGGATGCAGGGAGGTATTGAGGGCCCCTTTGTTATTAAAAGGGAAGGAATGTACTTTATGTTTTTCTCGACCTGGACAAGAGGCTATGAAGTGGCGTTGTTGAAATCGAAAGGCCCTTTAGGCCCCTGGGAACTGGTTTCGCAGGAACCTATTTTTGGAACCAGGAAAAATGGATACCGCCCGGAGTTAGCCAGGGCAGGAGGTTACGATCACCTGCAATTTACAGACACGCAAGACCCTTACCAGGAAACCGGTCATAACGCGATGTTTATCGGACCAGATGGCAATCTATGGAGCTCCTGTCACTACTTTATGTATGAAAAAAGACCTTATCCATACAGCCAGACTTTTGAAGATTGGGAAAAGACACCGCAGATGGGGTATGAGCCGGTATATTATGAAAATGGCCGGTTTCATATAAAAGGACCCACCTGGACGGAGCAGGTGATCCGATATCTGCCTTTATCGAAATAG
- a CDS encoding NPCBM/NEW2 domain-containing protein, whose translation MTKFFEKRWLLMLLVMLAAITGNKVNAQNKVWLDQLDLSVATQGHGKPGVNKSVDGRPLTIAGKVFERGFGTHAESSLLIKLDKKVSKFSALVGLDDEMKGQRPAVEFEIYADDKKIWSSGVMHLGDAAKPVSVSLSGVDKLELVVTDGGNGPYYDHANWVDAVFETDGVTTLATFNPVASEPYILTPESPVSPRINAATVFGVRPGSPFLFRIPATGERPMVFSAANLPRGLQLDTKTGIITGRISQKGTYNVVLGAKNAKGKITKKLRIECGDKIALTPTMGWNSWNCFGHEVSADKVKRAADALVKSGLINHGWNYINIDDSWQFNRDGKDPSFQGEMRDENGYILTNSKFPDMKGLTDYFHSLGLKAGIYSSPGPWTCGGCAGSYGYEKQDAESYAKWGFDYLKYDWCSYGGVLNGLPENDPGKVASLNFQGGRDLDKGVKPFKLMGDLLKKQPRDIVYNLCQYGMGDVWKWGNDAGAQSWRTTNDITDSWSSVRGIALAQDKAAPWTKPGNWNDPDMLVVGVVGWGNAHPSRLKPDEQYLHISLWSIFSAPLLIGCDLEKLDAFTLNLLTNDEVIAVNQDALGQQGTCLQTIGDLRIYVKQLEDGSKAVAFANFGRDKVNISYKDFDKLGIKGKQTVRDLWRQKDITRLDVGKDAISLEVPVHGVLYNKFRAAGK comes from the coding sequence ATGACAAAGTTTTTTGAAAAGCGATGGCTATTGATGTTATTAGTCATGCTGGCAGCGATTACCGGTAACAAGGTTAATGCACAAAATAAGGTGTGGCTCGATCAGTTGGATTTAAGCGTGGCTACACAAGGCCATGGTAAACCAGGCGTTAACAAATCTGTAGATGGGAGGCCGCTCACCATCGCCGGTAAAGTATTTGAAAGAGGTTTTGGAACGCATGCAGAAAGCTCTTTGCTTATAAAGCTTGATAAAAAGGTGTCTAAGTTTTCGGCCCTGGTAGGTTTAGATGATGAAATGAAAGGACAAAGACCCGCTGTCGAATTTGAGATATATGCTGATGATAAGAAAATATGGTCGAGTGGTGTCATGCATTTGGGCGATGCCGCCAAACCGGTTTCTGTTTCTTTATCGGGCGTTGATAAACTGGAATTAGTGGTAACAGATGGAGGCAATGGGCCTTATTATGATCATGCCAATTGGGTGGATGCTGTATTTGAAACGGATGGCGTAACAACATTGGCCACCTTCAATCCGGTTGCATCTGAACCGTATATTCTTACGCCGGAATCACCTGTTTCGCCGCGTATCAATGCGGCTACCGTATTTGGTGTACGTCCGGGATCTCCTTTCCTGTTTAGAATTCCGGCTACCGGTGAAAGGCCGATGGTTTTTTCGGCGGCCAATCTTCCCCGGGGATTGCAGCTGGATACTAAAACCGGTATCATTACCGGCCGAATTTCCCAAAAGGGAACGTACAACGTGGTACTGGGGGCAAAAAATGCAAAAGGTAAAATAACTAAGAAGCTTCGCATTGAGTGCGGAGATAAGATTGCATTAACGCCAACAATGGGTTGGAACAGTTGGAATTGTTTCGGACACGAGGTTTCTGCTGATAAAGTAAAACGGGCAGCCGATGCTTTGGTTAAATCAGGATTGATCAACCATGGCTGGAATTACATCAACATCGATGATTCCTGGCAATTTAACAGGGACGGAAAAGATCCGTCTTTCCAAGGTGAAATGCGCGATGAAAATGGCTATATCCTTACCAATTCCAAATTTCCGGATATGAAAGGACTAACGGATTATTTTCATAGTCTTGGTTTAAAAGCCGGTATCTATTCATCACCCGGCCCCTGGACCTGCGGCGGTTGTGCAGGAAGTTATGGTTATGAAAAGCAGGATGCCGAAAGCTATGCAAAATGGGGATTCGATTATCTGAAATACGACTGGTGCAGTTACGGAGGCGTGTTGAATGGCTTGCCCGAGAATGATCCGGGAAAAGTTGCTTCACTTAATTTTCAGGGTGGGCGAGATTTGGATAAAGGTGTGAAACCATTTAAACTAATGGGCGATTTATTAAAAAAACAGCCTAGAGATATTGTGTACAATCTTTGTCAATACGGGATGGGTGATGTATGGAAATGGGGAAATGACGCCGGAGCGCAATCCTGGCGTACCACCAACGATATTACCGATAGCTGGTCAAGCGTGAGGGGTATTGCGCTTGCCCAGGATAAAGCAGCGCCATGGACAAAGCCTGGTAACTGGAACGATCCGGATATGTTGGTGGTAGGCGTTGTAGGCTGGGGGAATGCACACCCCAGCCGTCTGAAGCCCGATGAGCAGTACCTGCATATCAGTTTATGGAGTATTTTCTCCGCACCATTGCTTATAGGCTGCGATTTGGAAAAACTAGATGCGTTTACCTTAAATCTTCTGACAAACGATGAAGTGATCGCTGTAAACCAGGATGCGCTGGGGCAACAGGGCACCTGCCTTCAAACCATCGGTGACCTCCGTATTTATGTAAAGCAACTGGAGGATGGGAGCAAGGCTGTAGCCTTCGCAAACTTTGGAAGAGATAAAGTAAATATTTCATACAAGGATTTCGACAAATTGGGCATCAAAGGAAAACAAACCGTTCGTGATTTGTGGAGACAAAAAGATATAACCAGGTTAGATGTCGGCAAGGATGCGATATCTCTGGAAGTTCCCGTACATGGTGTATTGTATAACAAGTTTCGCGCTGCCGGTAAGTAA
- a CDS encoding glycosyl hydrolase 115 family protein: MLRFKKSRYVVTCVAACLLFINAVTAQQTSGITSDIITEKSEEAGAFPVVNNSKAAAPIRYDAAELKPVIRAIGDLQADIERVTGAKPLASATASSASYEIVIGTLGVSKLINDLEKSKKLNTKDLKGKWESFVITVVDNPKTNQKQLVIAGSDKRGTIFGIYELSKQLGVSPWYWWNDVPVKKRGSAYVLPGYYASGEPKVKYRGIFINDEEPAFGGWARGKFGGINSKMYAHMFELLLRLRSNYLWPAMWGKAFNEDDPLNPKVADEYGIVMGSSHHEPMMRAQKEWGTNRKKYGNAEWNYHTNKEGLLKFWEDGLTRNKDYDNLVTMGMRGDGDEPMKDLGSAEANFKLLETIMQDQRKIIEKVTKMPAKATPQLWALYSEVLEYYDQGMKVPDDMIILLCDDNWGNVRRLPDLNGKRHPGGYGMYYHVDLHGAPRAYQWLNMTQIPHMWEQLQLTYSYGVDQIWILNVGDLKPNEYPVDFFLNMAWNPTSFNQNNLDQYARKFAEEHFGKEQAKEAAEILSMYCKYNARITAEMLDHRTYNLQSGEFEQVKDAYLALETRALRQYMALDAAYQDTYKQIILHPVRAMANLYDMYYAVAMNTKLSAEKDLRANYWADYADSCFARDAAYSRDYNLNISGGKWNHMMDQTHIGYRSWDEPRGGNMKPKVTRITAEEVKTGGYVFSERHGVVTMEAEHYFNTKANANTQWTIVPDLGRTLSAVALMPYTYNTEGAAISYKFKLDRSPETVKLRMFFDCTLPFKTGGHKVAASITGGKEEVWNINVDLNWANNYSKMYPAGAARMIETITTLQLPKAADDLHTLTIRPLDPGVVIYKIVIDNGGYEPTHLKMPESPYKRW; encoded by the coding sequence ATGTTGAGATTTAAAAAGAGCAGGTATGTAGTCACATGCGTAGCAGCCTGTTTGCTTTTTATTAACGCGGTTACAGCTCAGCAAACCAGCGGCATAACTTCTGATATCATCACCGAGAAAAGTGAAGAGGCCGGTGCTTTTCCTGTGGTAAATAACAGCAAAGCGGCGGCTCCTATCAGGTACGATGCAGCCGAGCTAAAACCTGTCATTCGCGCCATTGGCGATTTGCAGGCCGATATTGAAAGAGTTACCGGTGCTAAACCTTTGGCATCTGCAACTGCTTCATCAGCCAGCTATGAAATTGTTATTGGTACACTGGGAGTAAGTAAACTTATTAACGATTTAGAAAAATCGAAAAAACTGAACACCAAAGACCTGAAAGGGAAATGGGAGAGTTTTGTTATTACTGTTGTTGATAATCCTAAAACCAATCAGAAACAGCTGGTAATTGCCGGTAGCGACAAAAGAGGAACTATTTTCGGTATTTACGAATTGTCCAAACAACTGGGTGTGTCGCCCTGGTACTGGTGGAACGATGTGCCGGTAAAGAAGCGGGGCAGTGCTTACGTGCTGCCGGGTTATTATGCTTCAGGAGAGCCTAAGGTTAAATACAGGGGAATATTTATTAACGATGAAGAACCTGCATTTGGCGGTTGGGCTCGGGGTAAATTTGGCGGCATCAACAGCAAAATGTATGCACACATGTTTGAATTGCTGCTGCGTTTACGATCCAATTATTTATGGCCTGCCATGTGGGGTAAAGCCTTTAATGAAGACGATCCGTTAAACCCAAAGGTTGCTGATGAATACGGGATTGTAATGGGATCGTCTCACCACGAACCCATGATGAGAGCTCAAAAAGAGTGGGGCACTAACCGGAAAAAATACGGTAATGCCGAGTGGAACTATCATACCAATAAAGAAGGGTTGCTAAAGTTTTGGGAAGATGGACTTACCCGTAATAAGGATTACGATAACCTGGTGACCATGGGCATGCGTGGCGATGGTGACGAGCCTATGAAGGACTTAGGTAGTGCAGAAGCTAACTTTAAACTGCTGGAAACGATCATGCAGGATCAGCGGAAAATTATTGAAAAAGTAACTAAAATGCCGGCTAAAGCAACACCCCAGCTGTGGGCATTATATAGCGAAGTACTGGAGTATTATGACCAGGGAATGAAAGTTCCTGATGATATGATTATCCTGCTTTGCGATGATAACTGGGGTAATGTGCGTCGCCTGCCCGATTTAAACGGTAAGAGGCATCCGGGCGGGTATGGTATGTATTATCATGTAGATTTACATGGTGCGCCAAGGGCTTACCAGTGGTTGAACATGACCCAGATCCCTCATATGTGGGAGCAGCTGCAGCTTACGTACAGCTATGGCGTAGACCAGATATGGATATTAAATGTAGGTGATTTGAAACCCAACGAATACCCGGTGGATTTCTTCCTCAACATGGCCTGGAACCCAACGTCTTTCAATCAAAACAACCTGGATCAATATGCGAGGAAATTCGCTGAAGAACATTTTGGTAAAGAGCAGGCCAAAGAAGCTGCCGAAATTTTAAGTATGTATTGTAAGTACAATGCCCGTATTACTGCCGAAATGCTCGACCATCGAACCTATAATTTACAGAGTGGAGAGTTTGAGCAGGTGAAAGACGCCTACCTGGCATTGGAAACAAGGGCATTGCGCCAGTACATGGCTTTGGATGCGGCCTACCAGGATACCTATAAACAAATTATTTTGCACCCGGTAAGAGCTATGGCTAATTTATACGACATGTATTACGCGGTAGCAATGAACACTAAGCTCTCGGCAGAAAAAGACCTCCGGGCTAACTACTGGGCAGATTATGCCGACTCCTGCTTTGCCCGGGATGCCGCTTACAGCAGGGATTATAACCTTAATATTTCAGGTGGTAAATGGAACCATATGATGGATCAGACCCATATCGGTTACCGTTCGTGGGATGAGCCGAGGGGCGGCAATATGAAACCCAAGGTTACCCGTATAACTGCTGAAGAAGTCAAAACGGGCGGTTATGTCTTTAGCGAAAGACATGGGGTGGTTACCATGGAAGCGGAGCACTATTTTAATACAAAAGCCAATGCCAATACCCAATGGACTATCGTACCTGATTTAGGCAGAACCCTTTCAGCCGTTGCTTTGATGCCTTACACCTATAACACAGAGGGGGCTGCCATCAGTTATAAATTCAAACTCGACAGAAGTCCTGAAACAGTTAAGTTAAGAATGTTCTTCGATTGTACATTGCCTTTTAAAACAGGCGGGCATAAAGTTGCCGCCTCCATCACCGGAGGCAAGGAAGAAGTATGGAATATCAACGTGGATCTGAACTGGGCCAATAATTATTCTAAAATGTACCCGGCAGGCGCAGCCCGGATGATAGAAACAATAACTACGCTCCAATTGCCGAAGGCCGCAGATGACCTTCATACATTAACGATCCGTCCGCTGGACCCGGGAGTAGTGATTTATAAGATTGTAATAGATAATGGCGGATACGAGCCCACCCATCTTAAAATGCCGGAAAGCCCCTACAAACGATGGTAA
- a CDS encoding glycoside hydrolase family 31 protein, translating to MNKMFVLFLGIIWSTFTDCSAQEWQKTDWGITTTVAGNVIDVQFYTPSIVRIVKYPEGKRFDKNSLSVVGSPVKASLSAKETGKRLSVKSDKINLVLDLESGNITYRDNKDQLLLTEAGSGFVPFDDIGNATYKVKQSFTLDKEEAIYGLGILQNGKMSQRNQEVMMIQNNTWDFVTFFQSVKGYGIYWDNYSPTKFTDNAGGTSFESEVGDGVDYYFIYGGNADRVVAGMRSLTGQVPMFPLWTYGFWQSKERYKTQNEIVGVVKKYRELGVPLDGIIQDWQYWGNNYQWNAMDFISPDYPDAKKMVKDIHDLNAHLSVSIWSSFGPMTKPYREMDKKGMLFNFKTWPESGREIWPPDTSYPSGVRVYDAYNPEARDIYWKYLNKGVFSLGVDAWWMDSSEPDHLSQKPGDMNTKTYLGSFRKVRNAYPLMAVGGVYDNQRKVTSDKRVFILTRSAFAGQQRYGASVWSGDVNSSWESLRNQVPAGLNFTLTGNPNFNSDIGGFFAGTYNRSWNDGSGSKNPQFQELYVRWLQYAAFTPMMRSHGTDVPREIYNFGKKGEAVYDAIESFVKLRYSLLPYIYSTSWDVTNNQSSFMRALVMDFSADKRVWNINNQYLFGKSILVAPVLHAQYTPEKAVRSNEQTGWDQAEAQSKDGPRASSFTGTHRVKVYLPQGTHWYDYWTNEKQTGGKDIEKEITLATIPLYVKAGSILPAGPDVQFAEEKKWDHLTIRIYPGADGVFTLYEDEFDNYNYEKGMYSEIGFKWNDGSRTLVIDTRKGNFNGMLLNRNFNIVLPDGKQKTVTYSGKKVSVSLK from the coding sequence ATGAATAAAATGTTTGTGCTGTTTCTCGGTATCATATGGTCAACTTTTACGGATTGTTCGGCGCAGGAGTGGCAAAAGACTGATTGGGGAATAACGACAACAGTTGCCGGAAATGTTATTGACGTTCAATTTTATACACCCTCCATTGTAAGGATCGTAAAGTATCCGGAGGGCAAGCGGTTCGATAAAAACAGCTTGTCTGTTGTAGGTAGTCCTGTAAAAGCGTCATTGAGCGCAAAAGAAACGGGTAAACGGCTTTCCGTTAAAAGCGATAAAATAAACCTGGTTCTCGATCTGGAGTCGGGCAATATTACGTACCGTGACAACAAAGATCAATTGTTATTAACGGAGGCAGGCAGTGGCTTTGTACCTTTCGATGATATAGGCAATGCCACTTACAAGGTAAAACAATCCTTCACTTTAGACAAGGAAGAAGCTATATATGGTTTAGGCATTTTGCAGAACGGAAAAATGTCGCAACGTAACCAGGAAGTAATGATGATTCAAAATAATACCTGGGACTTTGTCACCTTTTTCCAGTCGGTAAAAGGCTATGGCATTTATTGGGATAATTATTCACCCACCAAATTTACAGACAATGCGGGGGGTACTTCTTTCGAATCAGAAGTAGGAGACGGTGTTGATTATTATTTTATTTATGGTGGCAATGCTGATAGAGTGGTGGCGGGTATGCGCAGCCTCACCGGGCAGGTGCCTATGTTCCCGCTTTGGACCTATGGGTTCTGGCAGAGTAAGGAGCGCTACAAAACGCAAAATGAAATTGTTGGCGTAGTTAAAAAATACAGGGAACTCGGCGTGCCGTTGGACGGCATTATACAGGACTGGCAGTATTGGGGAAACAATTATCAATGGAATGCCATGGATTTTATTAGTCCGGATTATCCGGACGCTAAAAAAATGGTGAAAGATATACATGACCTCAACGCGCATCTTTCCGTTTCTATATGGTCTTCTTTCGGGCCTATGACGAAACCTTACCGCGAGATGGATAAGAAGGGCATGCTATTCAACTTTAAAACCTGGCCCGAATCGGGGAGGGAAATATGGCCACCGGATACCAGCTATCCGTCAGGTGTAAGGGTTTATGATGCCTATAATCCTGAGGCAAGGGATATTTACTGGAAATATTTAAACAAGGGCGTTTTTAGTCTGGGTGTAGACGCGTGGTGGATGGACTCCAGCGAACCGGATCATCTAAGTCAAAAGCCCGGGGATATGAATACTAAAACTTACCTGGGCTCCTTCCGAAAGGTACGTAATGCCTATCCTTTAATGGCTGTGGGCGGTGTATATGACAACCAGCGCAAAGTAACTTCAGACAAGCGGGTATTCATTCTTACCCGTTCGGCATTTGCTGGTCAGCAGCGTTATGGGGCCAGTGTGTGGTCGGGCGATGTAAATTCTTCCTGGGAGTCTTTAAGGAACCAGGTTCCTGCCGGGTTGAATTTTACGCTTACAGGTAATCCCAATTTTAACTCCGATATAGGCGGTTTTTTTGCCGGGACCTATAACCGAAGCTGGAATGACGGGTCCGGCTCTAAGAACCCCCAATTCCAGGAACTCTATGTGCGTTGGCTGCAATACGCCGCATTTACACCTATGATGCGCTCTCATGGAACCGATGTGCCCCGGGAAATTTACAATTTTGGCAAAAAGGGTGAAGCGGTGTACGATGCGATCGAATCTTTTGTGAAGCTGAGGTATAGCCTGCTGCCATACATTTATTCCACGTCCTGGGATGTAACAAATAATCAGTCCAGTTTTATGCGTGCATTGGTAATGGATTTTTCTGCCGACAAAAGAGTCTGGAATATCAACAACCAGTATCTCTTTGGTAAATCTATTTTGGTAGCGCCCGTGTTACATGCCCAGTACACTCCCGAAAAAGCAGTAAGGTCCAATGAACAGACCGGTTGGGATCAGGCCGAAGCGCAGAGCAAAGACGGACCTCGTGCCAGCAGCTTTACCGGAACGCATAGGGTAAAAGTGTACCTGCCGCAGGGGACGCATTGGTATGACTACTGGACCAATGAAAAACAGACAGGCGGAAAGGATATTGAGAAAGAAATAACCCTCGCCACCATACCTCTGTATGTGAAAGCCGGCAGCATACTTCCCGCAGGGCCTGACGTGCAATTCGCTGAGGAAAAAAAATGGGATCATTTAACGATTAGGATATACCCCGGAGCCGACGGTGTTTTCACGCTATACGAAGACGAATTTGATAATTATAACTATGAGAAAGGCATGTATAGCGAAATAGGTTTCAAATGGAATGACGGGTCTCGTACGCTGGTTATTGATACACGTAAGGGGAACTTTAATGGCATGTTACTGAACAGAAATTTTAATATAGTATTACCTGACGGCAAACAGAAAACGGTGACTTATTCGGGCAAAAAAGTAAGTGTTTCTTTAAAATAG
- a CDS encoding glycoside hydrolase family 43 protein: MKFLVTTLLLGFCHSVIAQNPIVQTKYTADPAPMVYNDTVYLYTSHDEDDAFGFKMKDWLLYTSTDMVNWTDHGVVASLKDFKWVNTDNGAWAPQCVARNGKFYLYCPMPNGMGMGVLVADSPYGPFKDPIGKPLVKNSGEDIDPTVLIDDDGQAYLYWGNPNLWYVKLNEDMISLAGPVTKDSSMAKVKGSPDPFHYQEGPWVWKRNGIYYMAYASTCCPEGIGYATAKSPVGPWKYGGMIMDGDQRSSGNHPGIIDYKGKSYVFGFNHLLRMKTMSKHHERRSVSVKELKYNPDGSIQKLPFWTSEGVKRVGTINPYNKVQAETIAYSEGLKTEMVTEWERYQPYNRGRVIADRVIVTSINNGDYIKVQGVNFSKGIKSLDVSVAALYGGKIEVRTGTINGPLLGVVNITGSGEGDVWKTVTTPMKSVKGIQDLYFVFKGNNDLFYFDWWQFH, translated from the coding sequence ATGAAATTTTTAGTCACAACTTTACTTTTAGGCTTTTGCCATTCAGTAATAGCGCAAAATCCTATTGTTCAAACAAAATACACCGCAGATCCGGCGCCCATGGTATATAATGATACGGTTTATTTATATACCAGTCATGATGAAGATGATGCTTTTGGATTTAAAATGAAAGACTGGTTGTTGTATACATCAACAGATATGGTAAACTGGACTGATCACGGTGTGGTAGCGTCATTAAAGGACTTTAAATGGGTAAACACAGATAACGGGGCGTGGGCACCGCAATGTGTGGCGCGCAATGGCAAATTTTATCTCTATTGCCCTATGCCTAATGGTATGGGCATGGGCGTACTGGTAGCCGATAGTCCTTACGGTCCTTTTAAGGATCCTATTGGCAAGCCATTGGTAAAAAATTCAGGCGAAGATATTGATCCGACTGTTTTGATCGATGACGATGGCCAGGCATACCTTTATTGGGGGAACCCGAATCTTTGGTATGTGAAACTGAATGAAGATATGATTTCGCTTGCGGGACCGGTTACCAAAGATTCATCTATGGCAAAAGTGAAAGGTTCACCAGATCCGTTTCATTACCAGGAAGGTCCCTGGGTCTGGAAGAGAAATGGGATTTACTATATGGCGTACGCATCTACCTGCTGCCCGGAAGGAATCGGCTATGCAACGGCAAAATCACCTGTCGGTCCCTGGAAGTACGGCGGCATGATCATGGATGGCGACCAACGATCCAGCGGCAATCACCCGGGCATTATAGATTATAAAGGTAAGTCTTACGTTTTCGGATTTAATCATCTCCTTAGAATGAAAACCATGAGCAAACATCACGAACGTCGCTCAGTAAGCGTTAAGGAGCTCAAATATAACCCGGATGGAAGCATTCAAAAGCTTCCTTTCTGGACGTCGGAGGGCGTTAAACGCGTGGGAACTATTAACCCATATAACAAAGTCCAGGCCGAAACTATTGCCTACAGTGAGGGACTCAAAACGGAAATGGTCACCGAGTGGGAACGTTATCAACCTTATAACAGGGGACGGGTAATAGCGGATCGCGTCATTGTTACATCCATCAATAATGGTGACTATATTAAGGTGCAGGGGGTAAATTTCTCAAAGGGAATCAAATCTCTTGATGTTTCGGTGGCGGCACTTTATGGAGGTAAGATAGAGGTACGTACCGGCACTATAAACGGCCCTCTATTGGGGGTGGTAAACATTACAGGTTCGGGTGAAGGTGACGTATGGAAAACTGTTACAACGCCCATGAAATCTGTGAAAGGAATACAGGACCTGTATTTTGTTTTTAAGGGAAATAATGACCTGTTCTACTTCGACTGGTGGCAGTTTCATTAA